The following are encoded in a window of Citrobacter freundii genomic DNA:
- a CDS encoding DUF3261 domain-containing protein: MPVKKRKKTMSKLIFRWLSGLLPDGGVALSGLRQHINCRPDKRSAIRRGLLVATLMLAGCSHSQPEQEGRPQAWLEPGTRVTLPAPGISPAVSSQQLLTGSFNGKTQSLLVMLNADDKKLTLAGLSSVGIRLFLVTYDEKGLHAEQSIVVPQLPPASQVLADVMLSHWPISAWQPQLPKGWTLIDIGDKRELRNARGKLVTEITYLNRKGKREPISIEQHVFKYHITIQYLGD, encoded by the coding sequence ATGCCAGTGAAAAAGAGAAAAAAGACGATGAGTAAACTGATATTTCGTTGGTTGAGTGGGCTTTTGCCGGATGGCGGCGTTGCCTTATCCGGCCTACGTCAGCACATCAATTGTAGGCCGGATAAGCGCAGCGCCATCCGGCGGGGCCTGCTTGTCGCCACGCTGATGCTGGCCGGTTGCAGCCACTCACAGCCCGAACAAGAAGGCCGACCACAGGCGTGGCTGGAGCCGGGCACACGCGTGACGCTACCCGCGCCGGGGATCTCTCCGGCGGTCAGTTCCCAGCAGCTCCTCACCGGCAGCTTTAACGGCAAAACCCAGTCGCTGCTGGTGATGCTCAATGCCGACGATAAGAAACTCACCCTGGCGGGACTCTCTTCTGTCGGAATCCGCCTGTTCCTTGTCACTTACGATGAAAAAGGGCTGCATGCCGAACAATCAATCGTGGTGCCGCAGCTGCCGCCCGCCAGCCAGGTGCTCGCCGACGTGATGCTCAGCCACTGGCCGATTAGCGCCTGGCAGCCACAGCTGCCGAAGGGCTGGACGCTCATCGATATCGGCGACAAGCGCGAACTGCGCAACGCCCGCGGCAAGCTGGTCACCGAAATCACCTACCTGAACCGCAAAGGCAAGCGCGAGCCCATCAGCATCGAACAGCACGTGTTTAAATACCACATCACCATTCAATACCTGGGTGACTGA
- a CDS encoding beta-ketoacyl-[acyl-carrier-protein] synthase family protein — MIYISAVGMINALGNHADEIAANLKRGVAPGMRPRTGWLQGHPHAVLAGVDGELPTIPDEFSAHRSRNNQLLLAALAQIQPQVDDAIAQFGRDRVAVVLGTSTSGLDEGDVHVDLTLNGKASSAWQYPQQELGDPSRFLSHWLALDGPAFTLSTACSSSARAIMSGRRLIESGLADVAIVGGADTLSRMPINGFHSLESLSPTLCQPFGRDRCGITIGEGAALMLLTREPQPIALLGVGESSDAYHISAPHPQGEGAIHAIRQALNDAGMTPEQVGYINLHGTATPLNDKIETNVVNTLFGESVPCSSTKHLTGHTLGAAGITEAAISMLILQRDLPLPPQDFSQSPRDETLPACGIIEQPQPLAQPVILSNSFAFGGNNASILLGRMS; from the coding sequence ATGATCTACATTTCTGCGGTTGGCATGATTAACGCACTGGGCAACCACGCCGATGAAATAGCCGCCAACCTGAAGCGCGGCGTGGCTCCCGGTATGCGCCCGCGCACCGGCTGGCTTCAGGGCCATCCGCACGCGGTTTTAGCCGGCGTAGACGGTGAACTGCCGACGATTCCTGATGAGTTTAGCGCCCATCGTTCGCGCAATAATCAGCTGCTGCTGGCTGCGCTGGCGCAAATCCAGCCGCAGGTAGATGACGCCATTGCGCAGTTTGGTCGCGATCGCGTTGCCGTGGTGCTCGGCACCAGCACCTCCGGGCTGGACGAAGGCGACGTGCATGTTGATCTCACGCTCAACGGCAAAGCGAGCAGCGCCTGGCAATACCCGCAGCAGGAGCTGGGCGACCCGTCGCGCTTTCTCAGCCACTGGCTGGCATTGGACGGCCCGGCGTTTACGCTCTCTACCGCCTGCTCCTCAAGCGCCCGCGCGATCATGAGCGGACGCCGCCTGATTGAATCCGGGCTGGCGGACGTGGCGATTGTCGGCGGGGCGGACACGCTAAGCCGGATGCCCATCAACGGTTTCCACAGCCTGGAATCACTCTCGCCAACGTTATGCCAGCCGTTCGGTCGCGACCGCTGCGGGATTACCATCGGCGAAGGCGCGGCGCTGATGCTGCTGACCCGCGAACCGCAGCCGATTGCGCTGCTGGGCGTTGGCGAATCCAGCGATGCGTACCATATTTCGGCCCCTCATCCGCAGGGCGAAGGGGCGATCCACGCCATTCGTCAGGCGCTTAACGACGCGGGGATGACGCCAGAGCAGGTGGGCTACATCAATCTACACGGCACCGCCACGCCGCTGAACGATAAAATTGAGACTAACGTAGTGAACACGCTATTTGGCGAAAGCGTCCCGTGCAGTTCGACTAAACATCTGACCGGACACACGCTAGGTGCTGCGGGGATCACCGAAGCCGCCATCAGTATGCTGATTTTGCAGCGCGACCTGCCGCTGCCGCCGCAGGATTTCAGCCAGTCGCCGCGCGATGAAACGCTGCCTGCTTGTGGGATCATCGAACAGCCACAGCCGCTGGCGCAGCCAGTTATCCTGTCAAACTCCTTTGCCTTTGGCGGCAATAACGCCAGTATCCTGCTCGGGAGAATGTCATGA